One Pyrococcus furiosus DSM 3638 genomic window, GCCCACTTTGGAATGGAGTGTTGAGGGCAACCTTAGGATTCTCTTTATATCAACTGTAACCCTACCATCAAAATAGGCCTTTGAAAATCTAGTTGATAGGGCAAAGAGCTTAGCCATGCTTTCAATTCCCACGCCTTCTGGAAAAGATGCCAATATTGCCTTCCTTACAAATCCCTCGTATATTTCTTCTTTGTGATCTAGAATTTTCTTTGCAATATTTCTTCTTATTCCAATGCTTAGCAAGTGAGGTACGTTAACCCTTAGAATAAAGTATCCCAGTCTCAACCTAAATACTCTCGGGTAGCCATGCTTTAACACAAACCATCCTCTCTTCTCCAGTAGAAATCTTCTAAATTCTTCAACGTTCTCAATTTCACTAGCTGAAATAAAGGCAAGAATTCTTTCTCTACTTTTGGAGTCCAATTGGAGGGCCCATTCATCTAGGATTCTTATGTGATATCCTCTTCCGGAGTAGACTACATGGATATTTTCAAAGCCGAGTTCTTCCCTGAGAATTATTAGAGTATCTTTAGCTAGCTCTTTTGCATCTTCAAGGCATATTGGACACACTGTCCCAGGTTCGTGGTTGCACCTCTTTAGGGGGAGATCCTTGGCATCAATGTCAAAAACTAACTCAGCTCCTCTCCACCCTTCCATCTCCCTGGGGTTTTCATAAAATGCCACACTTGAATATACTGCGTAGGGGGATGTGGCTCTAATGTAGTCCTCTAAATCTCTTATGTCAGAATATTGATTTTTCCTGTCACTTGGACCTTCCCCGTTATGATCGAAGCCGAATTCTCTACTTTCTAGAGTGTCCACTATGAACTTTGGTATTTTCTTTGCACTCCATTCTTTACTGTAGAATTCGCTCCTTTCCTCCTTTGTCACTTCCCTCATCAGCATGCTTGGCCCTCCTCTTCTCTTCTAAGTAAAGACGCCTTAGATAATATGTTAGGGGATTTCTAATGTATCTGCAGTGCTTGTCAGGAGTGCAAAGCTGTGGAGCATTTGCCTTTATCTTATCACAGTTAGGGGGAAAGTACCATGTTGAGTTCCCGCTGTCTTCAAGGGTAGGATTTGCAGTGTATCCAAAGCCCAAGTGGTACCATATATTCTTTATTTCGTTTGGTTGATCTTCGAATAGTGGAGGTGAGCATCTGTTCCCGGCCTCTATTATTATGGGAAGTATTTCCTCGGTTATTACCCTCATATCTTTAATGCAGTCCCTAATTTTTACATTTCTCCTGGGAGGATTTGGACATATCCTTGCATAGCTTAGAAAGCTCGTGAGCAATACCGTTATTGCATAGTTCCTCATTCCCTGTGGAACTCCTCTGAGAGCATTTTTAACACAGGGAGGGAATAGATGGTGTTTTAGTTCTCCTGCTTGAACCTCTCTAAACTTATCTGAAAATTCTTTCTCGGCAAAAGATCTTATCTCTCCTGCAAGTCTTCTATAAAACTCTGGAAGCTCGTCCCTTATTTCGTAAATTATATTCACGGCCTTTTCAACGTTTCTCTCAAAAGCTTTGCTCCACACTTTTAAGAGGTCATCCTTCCTTAAATACACATTCCCATCATAGACGTAATAAGAGGAGAGTTTTTCATCTGGAACTAGATCTAAAAACTCCCTTAGGGAAACTATGTATTCTGGAAGGCCACCATAGACTTTTTCAAGTGTTTTTATGTCGTTTTCTGGGAATTCAACTGCTATTTTTACTTCAATTCCAATTTCATCGCTCCTTATTTTCCTTCTTCTGCGGATTCTCTCTGTATATATTCTCAAATTAGCCTTCTTTACTAGTTCCAATTCCAGTCCATATGGGGAGTAAGCTAATGCTCCTATTTGGGCATAAAAGCTTGCTAAATCTCGTATATCCTCTATATTCAGAATATCTTCGGAGATTTCGGATTCTTTTGCAAATTTTAACCTATTCATGACTTCCTCTATATCCACAAGAGAGGGGATAGCTTGAAGGAATTCATTCATTGATCCGAATTCTTTTAGTAGTTCTTTGGCCTTCTCACTAAATGGGTCTAGCATGTTTGATAAAATAAATGAACCCCGATATAACTTTAATGGAGGTGGGAGAATGGAAGTTAACAAAGCATCTTTAACTTATGACGTCCCAGAGGATAGGGAATATGCTACAAAGAGGATACTTTCCCTCAAAAGGCCTTCAAAAATTATGGTAATCGGAGATGTCGATACTGGGAAGACGACACTCATTGTCTATTTGGCAAATGAGCTTATATCGAGAGGATTTAAAGTTGCAATAGTCGATGCTGATGTTGGTCAGAAAGGCATTCTTCCCCCAGCCACAATAAGCTTAGCTCTCGCTGACATGAAATTTTCCTCTCTAAGTGAGTTGAAACCCTTAATTCACTATTTTGTAGGTTCTATAACTCCTTCCCAGTTTTTTGGAGAGATGATTGTTGGAACTATGCGCTTGAGTGAGATTGGGAAAAAATTTGCTGATTATGTGCTAATAGATACAACTGGGATGATATATGGCTCAGGAGTGGAATTGAAGAGATTGAAGATAGAGGCCGTTAAACCAGATTTAATACTTGCCTTAGAGAAGAAAGAAGAGCTAAATCCCATTGTTTCAGGATTTGAGGACAAAACGATAAAACTAAAGGTTAGTGAAAATGCTAGGAGTTATTCTAGAAGTGAAAGAAGGCAAATTAGGCAAGAAAAATGGAGAAAGTATTTTGAAAATGCAAAAATCGTTAGTTTTTCTCTGGAGAATGTTGTTGTTACGGGAACATCATTATTTCAGGGGAGTGATATAAGAGAAGAGGAAAAATCCCTTTTGGAAAGGCTCTTTAAATGGGTAATTCTTCATGGAAGAAGGATAGGGGATAAGTATTTTGTGGTTAAAGCAGATGTTGCGGAAGTGCCTAGGGTAGTGGACAAAAATGTTGTTAGGTACTTTGACTTTGAAAAGCTTAGCAATCTCCTTGTAGGTTTACTAAACGAGGAGGGCTTATGCCTAGGAGTAGGAATTATTAAAGGCATAAACTTTGGGGAAAAAAGGATAGATATCTTGACTCCAGTCTCTGAAATTGAGAATGTCAGGGAAATAAGGTTTGGTAGGATTAGGGTAAGGGAAGATGGTGAAGAGTTGGGAATACTGGATAGGGAAGCACTTTAACAAAAAGGTTTATGAAACCTGTAAAGTAAAATGTTATTGAAAATCAAGATGGAGGTAGGCATATGCCAAGGGAGAACGTTGAGCTAACTAACAGACAGGTAGAACTTTTGAGGAAGCTTTACAAGGAAGGGAAGACGATTGAGGTTCATACTGTAGAAAAAACTCAAGACGAGCTTGCAGAGGAGTTGGGAATTACGAGACAAGCTCTAAGTAATCACTTAAAGATTCTCAAGGAGTTAGGGTATATTAGAACTGGGAGAGGATTCATTGATTTAACTGAAAAGGCTCTTGAACTTTTGGGTGAGAAGAGGGGAGACGTATTTATTTTTGTCAAAATAGAACCAACAAAAAGAAAAGAGGTTTATGAGGCCATTAAAAAGTTGAAAGTGAAGAAGATTTATCGTGTGACGGGAGAGATAGATTTAATAATTGAGGCAGACAAGAGCAAATTGGATGAGATATTGGAGCAAATTGCTGTTTTGGATGGGGTGAAAGAGACCGTCACTCACGTTGTTCTTGGCGTTCTCTAATTATTTCATTAATTCTCCCCTTTAAAACCTCGATATTGGTTCCAAATTTTGCTGAAATTGGGACAAACACTTTCTCTATCTCGCTAAATGGAACCCCAAATTTCTCTGCTAGGAAGTAAATAACTCCCTGGACGTTCTTGATTTTGTCTATTTTATTTACTGCCACAATGGTTGGAATTTCTAGATCAGTAAGAAACTGATAAAACTCTACATCTATTGGAATTTCTCCTCTCTTTTCCCATCTTTCAATGATTTCAGGAGCGGCTTTTCCATCAACTACAAGAACTGCAACGTCAATGTTTTTTGCATTATTCTCGATGAAGTGGACGATCTCGTCCTTTATTCTTTCTTGGACTTCTTTGGGTAGTCCTGCCATGAAACCAAATCCCGGCATATCTATAATTTTGTGGTTTCTCCATTCTATCTCTATTATTTTTCTAGTTACTCCAGGGCGCTTTCCTCTTCTAACCTTTTTTCCAGTGAGTTGATAAATTAGAGTACTTTTTCCGACGTTAGATCTACCTACAAACACTATAGTTGCCATCAGAAATTTCAAGATAGACTACCTTTTATAAATTCAACTCTCCAAAATAAAAATTAAGAAAATCAGCCGTAAATGACTTCATGTGACATTATCTGCTGAATGATCTTCTTTTCATTGCCTAACACTTTGTCTATGGCTTTTAAGAAGTCTTCCTGAGTTACATAAGTTCTTCTTTCTCTTATTGCAAACATACCAGCCTCTGTAGCTATGGCCTTTAGATCCGCTCCACTTGCCCCCTCTGTTAGCTCTGCTATAAGTCTTAGATCTACTCCTCTTAGCTTCATCCTTCTTGTGTGGACTTTTAGGATTTCCAGTCTTCCTTCAAAGTCTGGTAATGGAACCTCAATAAGCCTGTCAAATCTACCTGGTCTGAGAAGAGCAGGATCGAGGATGTCTGGCCTGTTAGTAGCTGCTATTACTTTTACATTTCCTCTTGGATCAAACCCGTCCATTTCAGCTAAGAGTTGCATTAGTGTTCTATTTACTTCTCTTTCTCCACCTGTGGTCTCATCTAACCTTTTGGCGCCGATTGCGTCAATTTCGTCAATGAATATTATTGTTGGAGCTTTTTCTTTTGCCAATTCAAATAGCTCATGGACTAGCCTGGCACCTTCTCCAATGTACTTCCTAACGAGCTCGCTTCCCACAACCCTAATGAATGTAGCATTAACTTCATGAGCTATTGCCTTAGCCATTAAAGTTTTTCCACATCCAGGTGGTCCATAGAGCAGAACTCCCTTTGGAGGATCAATTCCAACTTCTTCAAACAGTTCTGGATGCTTTAATGGTAATTCTATTGCTTCCCTAAGTTCCTGGAGTTGTTTCTTGAGTCCTCCAATGTCGTTATACGTTACATTGGGCCTCTCTACAACTTCAAATCCCAGGACTGCTGGGTCTTTTGAAGCTGGTAGTATTTCTATTATTGCCATTGTTCTTTGGTCAAGGGCTACCCTTGTTCCTGGCCTTAGTTTGCTCTTATCTATCCATGGTGCAATTCTAACGACAAACCTGGGTCCGTTATAATTTTGTACTATTGCTCTATCATCGTCTAAAACTTCTATGACACTTCCTGCGAAAGCTGGTGGTTGTCTTAGTCTTGACATTTCACTCCTTAACCTTGAGAGCTCCCTCTCTAGCCTTTCTTTGTCTGCCTCAAGCATTCTCACTTGAAGTTCTAGCTGTCTTATTCTTCTCTTTAGATAAGTGACGTAATCATCATAATTACCGTGAAATTGAGCTTCGTCCTCACTCATTATTATCACCCCTCACAGTAGGTTTTCCTAAGAAATTTTACGCTCGGGTAGTTTATAAAGGTTTGTTCAAAAATGAAAAAGATTCAAGGTTCATTTACTAAAAATTCAAGAGCTTTTTCGGTTTTCTTGTCAAACAGCACAATTGATTCACTTTTTATTTTGATGTTAACTTTCTCTCCAAATCTAAAATGTTCCTCTTCAGGAGCGAACACCTTAACCACATTTCCATTAACAAAAATTGTGAGGATCTGCTCCCTTCCCAGGGGCTCGAAGGAATATATTTCCCCCACTAATCCTTCTTTACCTTCTCTTACTATTTCTACATCGTGTGGTCTAAAGCCTATATACACTTCTTTTACATCTAGCTTCTTGATGATCTCTCTGTATTGAGGGGGAATATCAAGTATATTTTCGGAGCTAATAACGAGTTTTCCATCTTCAATTTTTGCCTCAATGAAGTTCATTGGTGGGTTGCCTAGAAATCCTCCCACAAACTTGTATTTTGGTTTGTGGTAGACTTCATCAGGATCTCCAACCTGTAGAATTTTCCCCTCCTTAATAACAGCTATTCTGTCGGCCATGGCTAAAGCTTCTGCCTGATCATGGGTCACATAGACTGCCGTAATGTCTAGGTCCTTCTGAAGTCTCTTTAATTCAGCTCTCACCTCT contains:
- a CDS encoding Clp1/GlmU family protein, with protein sequence MEVNKASLTYDVPEDREYATKRILSLKRPSKIMVIGDVDTGKTTLIVYLANELISRGFKVAIVDADVGQKGILPPATISLALADMKFSSLSELKPLIHYFVGSITPSQFFGEMIVGTMRLSEIGKKFADYVLIDTTGMIYGSGVELKRLKIEAVKPDLILALEKKEELNPIVSGFEDKTIKLKVSENARSYSRSERRQIRQEKWRKYFENAKIVSFSLENVVVTGTSLFQGSDIREEEKSLLERLFKWVILHGRRIGDKYFVVKADVAEVPRVVDKNVVRYFDFEKLSNLLVGLLNEEGLCLGVGIIKGINFGEKRIDILTPVSEIENVREIRFGRIRVREDGEELGILDREAL
- a CDS encoding Lrp/AsnC family transcriptional regulator — translated: MPRENVELTNRQVELLRKLYKEGKTIEVHTVEKTQDELAEELGITRQALSNHLKILKELGYIRTGRGFIDLTEKALELLGEKRGDVFIFVKIEPTKRKEVYEAIKKLKVKKIYRVTGEIDLIIEADKSKLDEILEQIAVLDGVKETVTHVVLGVL
- the priS gene encoding DNA primase catalytic subunit PriS, which gives rise to MLMREVTKEERSEFYSKEWSAKKIPKFIVDTLESREFGFDHNGEGPSDRKNQYSDIRDLEDYIRATSPYAVYSSVAFYENPREMEGWRGAELVFDIDAKDLPLKRCNHEPGTVCPICLEDAKELAKDTLIILREELGFENIHVVYSGRGYHIRILDEWALQLDSKSRERILAFISASEIENVEEFRRFLLEKRGWFVLKHGYPRVFRLRLGYFILRVNVPHLLSIGIRRNIAKKILDHKEEIYEGFVRKAILASFPEGVGIESMAKLFALSTRFSKAYFDGRVTVDIKRILRLPSTLHSKVGLIATYVGTKEREVMKFNPFRHAVPKFRKKEVREAYKLWRESLEYE
- the priL gene encoding DNA primase large subunit PriL, which gives rise to MLDPFSEKAKELLKEFGSMNEFLQAIPSLVDIEEVMNRLKFAKESEISEDILNIEDIRDLASFYAQIGALAYSPYGLELELVKKANLRIYTERIRRRRKIRSDEIGIEVKIAVEFPENDIKTLEKVYGGLPEYIVSLREFLDLVPDEKLSSYYVYDGNVYLRKDDLLKVWSKAFERNVEKAVNIIYEIRDELPEFYRRLAGEIRSFAEKEFSDKFREVQAGELKHHLFPPCVKNALRGVPQGMRNYAITVLLTSFLSYARICPNPPRRNVKIRDCIKDMRVITEEILPIIIEAGNRCSPPLFEDQPNEIKNIWYHLGFGYTANPTLEDSGNSTWYFPPNCDKIKANAPQLCTPDKHCRYIRNPLTYYLRRLYLEEKRRAKHADEGSDKGGKERILQ
- a CDS encoding proteasome-activating nucleotidase, which gives rise to MSEDEAQFHGNYDDYVTYLKRRIRQLELQVRMLEADKERLERELSRLRSEMSRLRQPPAFAGSVIEVLDDDRAIVQNYNGPRFVVRIAPWIDKSKLRPGTRVALDQRTMAIIEILPASKDPAVLGFEVVERPNVTYNDIGGLKKQLQELREAIELPLKHPELFEEVGIDPPKGVLLYGPPGCGKTLMAKAIAHEVNATFIRVVGSELVRKYIGEGARLVHELFELAKEKAPTIIFIDEIDAIGAKRLDETTGGEREVNRTLMQLLAEMDGFDPRGNVKVIAATNRPDILDPALLRPGRFDRLIEVPLPDFEGRLEILKVHTRRMKLRGVDLRLIAELTEGASGADLKAIATEAGMFAIRERRTYVTQEDFLKAIDKVLGNEKKIIQQIMSHEVIYG
- a CDS encoding ABC transporter ATP-binding protein, which translates into the protein MVSIKLEGIVKKFGNFTALDNINLTIKDKEFMALLGPSGSGKSTLLYTIAGIYKPTAGRIYFDDRDVTELPPKDRNVGLVFQNWALYPHMTVYKNIAFPLELRKLPKEEIDKKVREVAKILHIENLLERYPWQLSGGQQQRVAIARALVKEPDVLLLDEPLSNLDALLRLEVRAELKRLQKDLDITAVYVTHDQAEALAMADRIAVIKEGKILQVGDPDEVYHKPKYKFVGGFLGNPPMNFIEAKIEDGKLVISSENILDIPPQYREIIKKLDVKEVYIGFRPHDVEIVREGKEGLVGEIYSFEPLGREQILTIFVNGNVVKVFAPEEEHFRFGEKVNIKIKSESIVLFDKKTEKALEFLVNEP
- the engB gene encoding GTP-binding protein EngB, which produces MATIVFVGRSNVGKSTLIYQLTGKKVRRGKRPGVTRKIIEIEWRNHKIIDMPGFGFMAGLPKEVQERIKDEIVHFIENNAKNIDVAVLVVDGKAAPEIIERWEKRGEIPIDVEFYQFLTDLEIPTIVAVNKIDKIKNVQGVIYFLAEKFGVPFSEIEKVFVPISAKFGTNIEVLKGRINEIIRERQEQRE